TTTTTCGCTGCTGCCCCGACGATACTGCTCAGTCCCTTGGCCGGGGCACTGGCAGATCGCTGGAATCGTAAGCTGGTAATGATGATCAGTGACCTGGCGGCGGGGTTATCAACAATTGCCCTGCTGCTGTTGAGCTGGAATGGCACGCTGGAAATCTGGCATGTTTATGCTGCTTCGGCCTTTGCCGGGGCCTTTGAGGCTTTCCAGTTCCCGGCCTATAGCGCGGCTATCACGACGATGGTCGATAAAAAGCAATATGCCCGGACGAGCGCGATGTTAGGGTTGGCAAATGCGGCATCTAACATCATCGCACCCATTGGGGCCGCCGCACTGTATGGCCTCATCCAGTTAAACGGCATCCTGCTCATTGATGTGGTGTCCTTCATCTTCGGCGTTGGCGTGCTGTTTTTCGTCTATATTCCTAGCCCGCGCAAATCTCAGGATGGCATTGATAGCCAGGGCGGCATCTTCCAGGAAGCGACATATGGCTTTCGCTATATCTGGCGCCGCAAACCGCTCTTCTCCGTACAAATGGTCTTTTTCTGGGGTAATTTACTGTTTGCCTTCGTCATCGTGCTGTTGAACCCTTATATCCTGGCCCGTACCGGCAATGACGAGGTCACGCTCTCGTTGGTGAGTGCCACAATGGGCCTCGGCGGTGTGCTGGGCGGTATCGCGCTCACGGCATGGGGCGGTCCCAAACGACGCATCAACGGCGTGCTGCTCGGCTTCCTGGTCTGGGGCATATTCGGCGCGCTGATGCTGGGCCTCTCGCAAAGCCTCATCGGCTGGGTAATTGGCGTCTTCATCGGCAATGCATGCGGGCCGCTGATTAACGCGAGCAATCAAGCCATCTGGCAGAGCAAAGTTCCACCTGATGTACAGGGCAAAGTCTTCGCTGTGCGGCGCATCATCGCCCAGGTTACTTTCCCCCTAGCGTCATTCATTGCAGGCCCGCTGGCGGATTACATCTTTGAACCAGCCATGCAGCCCGGTGGCGCGCTGGTACCCATCTTCGGCGGATTGGTCGGCAGTGGGCCAGGGGCCGGGATGGGGTTGCTATTCGTGCTTGTAGGGATAGCACAAATCGTGGTCGTCGCAGCGGCGTACAGCCTGCCCATCATCAGGGAAGTAGAAGATCGCATTCAGGATTTTGAGGATGGGCCATCGGAAGAAGCAGAACCCGCGATACAAGTCGCTTAGGCTTCATCGCATTTGGTCGAACGCTCTACGCGGAAACAGACTAGATTACTGTCGAGAGAGCGAAGCCACCAATAAATCCAGCGCAAGGCGGGGCTTAATCTGCCCCGTTTTCATTTCAACATCGTACTTTTGCAAGCGACGATAAATCTGCTCAAGCTGTTCCAAGGTAAAAGCGCGTGATTGCCGTGCCAACTTATCCGCCTGCCATGAACTGCGAATCCCGATGGCTTGTGCAATCGCGTTACCCCGTGCCGCCCCGCCTGCGTCCAGGTGTTCTCGCGTCAGCAGCAGCAGCCGGAACTGTCGCACGATCAGCCCATACAGCCGAAAGCCCGGATCAGAAGGGTCCTGTTCCAGCGTAATATTCATCAGGCTGAGCGCTCGCTGCCCGTTGCCCAAGGCCATGGCATCAACCATTTCAAAGACGTTCGCCTCTGCGACATAAGGCGTCAACAGGGCGATGTGCTCTTCTGTGATGTCGCCTTCATCATCGACATAGCTCACCAGCTTGATAAGCTCGTTATCCGCGCGACGCAAATCCGTCCCGATCACGCTCGCAAGAGCTGCCGCCGCCTGATGCTGAATGACTTTGCCGTATTCCGTTTGGGCGCGCTGAACAATCCACTGGGTGCTGTCTTTAGGGACTTCAAAGAGCTTAATGTAGGCATTGGCCGAGCTTTGCGCCAATTTGACGAGGGCATGGTTGGCTGGCAGCGCGGCACGCTCCATAAAAACCAGCCGCGTAAACTCCGGCAGTTGGGGCAATTCTTCTTGCAGCAACGTGACCTGATCTTTGCCAACACCACCCGCCCCCTTGCGAGTGATATATTGCAAAAAGCCCCGTACAATGACGAGGCGTTTATCTGCCAGGAAGGGGACTGAGCGCGCGGCATTGAGGATTTCAGCAGCGCTGGCCTGCTCACCCTCATATTCGCTGATGTTGAGATCCGCGTTGACGCTATCGCCCATCTGGGCACGAAGCCTACTGACGGCCTCGCCAATAGCGATGTCATCGTCTCCGTGGAAGATATAAAAAGTCGTCGTGGGCATGCTACATCTTGTGCTGTCAGTCGTCAGTTTGACGTAAGTTTAGCACGCTTCCGTAAGTGATGCCCGACCCGATTTTGTACTTGTAGGCTGTTTAACAGGCGAACAGCGCCACCTGCCAGGGCGATTAATTCTCTGACTGGGCGGTATAGGCAGCATAGCCACGCGTATAAAGTGCGCGGATTCTTACGTCGCCATCTTCTTCGTTGATCGCCATCGTCTGGCCGCGATGCAGCGGCACATTGCGCCCGTTACAAAAGACCCAGGCATGGCCCATCAGCACTTTGACCTGCCAGCTCCCCTTAGGCAGAACACTCTCATTGTAGTAATCTGCGCTGTAAAAGTGCTGATTTTCGGATAGGGTTTCCGGTGTGTTTTGGTTGACTGTTTTTACCTGCATGATGTCTCTCGCAAATAAACTAAATGATTGTTTGAAACTCATGAATCGGAATAATGATTTCCGATCTCAATTTCCGTTGAATGTATAAGAAATGGTGCTTGAAAAATCGTTTTATGTAAAGTGATTTTGGCCGATTTTTGTACAATTTATATAACTTATACCGGAAAACCATTGTGCACAATGTTGATTTTCTTCTGAGGGGCTTCTAAAACGCAAAAAAGCCACCTGGCAGTGGCTTTATTCATTGAATTGGCACAGATTAAGAAAGTGGTACGAATCGCCCTAAGACTGCGTTTTGACCTGATGAACGACCGACTTTTTACCAAACGGCAGCGTGACTTCTCGGCGTTTAATGCTCACCACATCGAGGTCACCCATCTGCCCTGTTGTGGTGATATATTTTTGCAAGGACATGCCTATTGGCAGCGAGTACAGCGAGGCGATCATCATAAAGACCATCACCACCGGGAAGCGATCCCAGGCCCGTTTACGGCTGGTACCCGTAAAGCCCAATGCGGCAATACTGGTCGTGAGCACACCTGTCGTCACAAGGTTGGTGCCGCAGTTCGGATGTACGGCCCATTGTGCTTCGCCACGGCGGAAGCGCGTCAGCGCATCCTGAACAGCACGTTCCACCTTTTCCGTCGAAACATCACCATACAGGACGAAGCCACCTGCACTACTGCGACCACTCAGCGTCAGATTCTGGCGATTCAGCATATGGATCGTCGCATGCTCTAAACCATGATTACGGCGAACGCTCAGGATGGTGCCGTTTTCCAGGATGGGCTTTATGAACTTAGCGAATTGTTCGATCAGTGCCATGTTGCACCTGCTTATCTTCTTATTCAAGGATGCACGGTTTATGACGCCCTTTTCCAGCGCCCCGGCTGATGATCTGGCATTCTCTTACGACAAAGTTCGTCACTGCGCTGGTGGCCTAAGAAAGACATTCTTAAGCAAAGGGCGCTAAGCTCGTCGCAAGTCGTTATCGTCTCACCAAGCCTACAATACGTTCACGATAGCATAAGAAGAACCTATTCACCAGCAGGTGCATATCAGAAAAGCACTAGAAGTTCCTACAAAACGATGAGCCACTCCGACATAAATTCAATGTTCAGGGCGTACTCATTTACGTGATGTAGATTACAATAAGGATATGTTCCCTGATAACCATGAAGGACGACCCATGCGAATGACGAGAAAATGGTTCGTGCTCGCATCCCTGATCGGGATGCTGCTGCTGATACCTGTAGCTCTGGCACAAACAACCATCATCGTCACCCCAGAAGCGGGTGAAATTGGCACTGCCTTTGAGGTCAGCGCCACCGAACTGGACCCCAACACAGCTTATGACCTGGAATTCCGCTTTGATGGTGATGTCGTATTCACGACGACCGAACAAACGGATGCAGAAGGGACGCTGATTGTTAATATCTTCAGCGAAGAAAGCGACCCACCTGGCGAATATGAAGTGACCTTATTAGACGGTAGCGAAAGCCTGGGTACAGAGACCTTCACCCTCTTAGAAGCCGGTAGCCAGCCAGAGACAATAGTCCCCACCCCGGAAGCCACAGAAGACACGGAAACGGATGCACCAGAAAGCGACACCACCCCGCAGCCGGAGCAGCCACAGGCAGGCAGTGCTGAAATACGCCTTGTCCCGCGCACGGCACCTGTTGGCAGTACGCATAATGTGTTCGTCACCGGGCTGGAACCTGAGCAAGATGTCACGATTACGATTGTATCTGATGAGACAGGTGCAGAAGTCTATACCCATGATTATGAAGCCACAGATAGTGGCCGCCTCGATATTGAAATTTATTCCACCGAAGAAGACACACCGGGCGATTATACGCTCAGCGTGCTGGATGCCAGTGGCAGCGTGCTCAGCAGCATCACACTCACGCTGGAAGAATTGGCGGGGCGTATTGGCAACCTGACGATTGAGCCTTCTACAGCCAATCCCGGCGAGACGATGACGTTCACCCTGACCGATGTACGGCCCTTCAATGATTTTGAAATCCTCATCCGCAACATCGAAACGAGCGAGCCGCTTTACCAGGATGTGGCACGCGCGAACGCGGATGGCGTTGTGACGCTTGAGTTCATCAGTGATGCACAAGCGGCTGAAGCAGAGTATGAAGTCATCATCACGGAAGAAGACACGCGCGCCATCGTCGCTACAAGTGAAATTACACTGGGTGATGTGGAAGAAGGCGACGAAACGACCACAGAGGACGACACGGATACGCAACAAGCCGATACAGAACCGGGCGCAGCCACAATTACCATCAGCCCTGAAAGCGGCAATATGGATACCGTGTTCGATGTCCAGATCGACAACTTAACGCCGAATGCGACCTTCACCTTTGAAGTGGTGCTGGATGAAACGGGCGAAACAGTCTATACAGCGGAGCGCACCGCCGATGAAGACGGCCATTATGCGACCATGCTTGGCATGGAAGAAGGCGATCCAACAGGTCAATATCATATCGTGGTCAGCCAGGATGGTGACCCGCTGGCAGAAGCCAGTCTGGAAGTCCTGAGCGCGGATGCCGCCGAAGAAACCAGTTCAGAAGAAACAACAGAAGAAACAACGCCTGAGAGCAGTGTAGCCGTCAGCATTGACCCAACAGGTGGCGAAATTGGCACCGATTACACAATTCGCATAACCGGGTTGGAAGCTGACGAAACTGTTGATGTCGATATTCGCTATCAGGGAGACTCTATTTATACCACCCAGGCGACCGCAGACAGTGATGGCAGCGCGATTGTGGGTATCACCAGTGATAGCAGCGATACTGTCGGCCAGTATGAAGTGGTTATCCTGCGCGAAGATACCGAACTCGCCAGCACACCGTTTGCTGTGGGCGAAGAACTCGACGCAGTTGAGGCCGAAGAAGGCGAAACGGCTGAAGGCGAAGAAGAAGTCATCGAAGCGGAGCCATTTGAAGGCACTATTGAGGTTTCTCCTGAGAGTGCACCCCGTAACAGCACATATGACGTCACCATTGAAGGCCTGAATGCCGATGAAACGGTGACGATCCAGGTCTCCATGGGTGAAATCCCGGTATATACGACAGAAAAAACAGCCGATGCAGCAGGTAGCGTCTTGTTCAGCCTGACGACAGGCGACACCGATGCAGCGGGTGTCTATACGGTAAGTATTCTGCGCCCAGCGGGCGAAGATATGCAGTCTGTTGGCAGCGCGACCTTCACCGTCACGCGTTCAGGCGGCGCATCATCCATCGCCCCCACAGGCGATGATGAAGAAACGGCCCCGTCTGACGAAGTGGACGAGGTAGAAGATGTTGAGGAAGATGGTGAGGAAACCGGAGAAGCCAACAGCGTAGAAGGCGTCAACGAAACTATCGAAGGGCGTCTCTCCGCTGCCGCGCCGGAAGATCGTTACGTCTTCCAGGGGACCGAAGGCGATACCCTCTATATCACGCTGGATAGTGATGACTTCGACGCCTATCTCAGCCTGGAAGATGAACAGGGTGTGGCCCTGATCACCGATGACGATAGCAATGGTAGTGGCAACAGCGCCATCGGCCCTTACATCTTACCGTATACAGGCCGTTATACCGTCGTCAGTTCCAGCTACGATTACTATTATTATGGCGATACCATGGCAGGCGATTTCACGCTGACCCTGACGCAGGCACAGCTCAGCGCCATAGATTATGACAGCCCCACCAGTGTGACGTTCACAGAAGGCGATCACGCTATCTTCTTCAGCATAGAAGCGGAAGCAGGCGATATTCTTGCAATCACCGTCGAAGGTGAGGATGACCTCGACACGCGCTTGCAAGTCTTTGATCCTGATAACTATGTCCTGGCAGAAGACGATGACAGCGGTATGG
The Phototrophicus methaneseepsis DNA segment above includes these coding regions:
- a CDS encoding MFS transporter, which codes for MQKSKQAPGLTGMRAFTLIWLGQFLSFIGTGMSRFAISLWAWELTGQATALALVQFFAAAPTILLSPLAGALADRWNRKLVMMISDLAAGLSTIALLLLSWNGTLEIWHVYAASAFAGAFEAFQFPAYSAAITTMVDKKQYARTSAMLGLANAASNIIAPIGAAALYGLIQLNGILLIDVVSFIFGVGVLFFVYIPSPRKSQDGIDSQGGIFQEATYGFRYIWRRKPLFSVQMVFFWGNLLFAFVIVLLNPYILARTGNDEVTLSLVSATMGLGGVLGGIALTAWGGPKRRINGVLLGFLVWGIFGALMLGLSQSLIGWVIGVFIGNACGPLINASNQAIWQSKVPPDVQGKVFAVRRIIAQVTFPLASFIAGPLADYIFEPAMQPGGALVPIFGGLVGSGPGAGMGLLFVLVGIAQIVVVAAAYSLPIIREVEDRIQDFEDGPSEEAEPAIQVA
- the holA gene encoding DNA polymerase III subunit delta, which codes for MPTTTFYIFHGDDDIAIGEAVSRLRAQMGDSVNADLNISEYEGEQASAAEILNAARSVPFLADKRLVIVRGFLQYITRKGAGGVGKDQVTLLQEELPQLPEFTRLVFMERAALPANHALVKLAQSSANAYIKLFEVPKDSTQWIVQRAQTEYGKVIQHQAAAALASVIGTDLRRADNELIKLVSYVDDEGDITEEHIALLTPYVAEANVFEMVDAMALGNGQRALSLMNITLEQDPSDPGFRLYGLIVRQFRLLLLTREHLDAGGAARGNAIAQAIGIRSSWQADKLARQSRAFTLEQLEQIYRRLQKYDVEMKTGQIKPRLALDLLVASLSRQ
- a CDS encoding DUF6391 domain-containing protein, whose protein sequence is MALIEQFAKFIKPILENGTILSVRRNHGLEHATIHMLNRQNLTLSGRSSAGGFVLYGDVSTEKVERAVQDALTRFRRGEAQWAVHPNCGTNLVTTGVLTTSIAALGFTGTSRKRAWDRFPVVMVFMMIASLYSLPIGMSLQKYITTTGQMGDLDVVSIKRREVTLPFGKKSVVHQVKTQS
- a CDS encoding PPC domain-containing protein, whose translation is MTRKWFVLASLIGMLLLIPVALAQTTIIVTPEAGEIGTAFEVSATELDPNTAYDLEFRFDGDVVFTTTEQTDAEGTLIVNIFSEESDPPGEYEVTLLDGSESLGTETFTLLEAGSQPETIVPTPEATEDTETDAPESDTTPQPEQPQAGSAEIRLVPRTAPVGSTHNVFVTGLEPEQDVTITIVSDETGAEVYTHDYEATDSGRLDIEIYSTEEDTPGDYTLSVLDASGSVLSSITLTLEELAGRIGNLTIEPSTANPGETMTFTLTDVRPFNDFEILIRNIETSEPLYQDVARANADGVVTLEFISDAQAAEAEYEVIITEEDTRAIVATSEITLGDVEEGDETTTEDDTDTQQADTEPGAATITISPESGNMDTVFDVQIDNLTPNATFTFEVVLDETGETVYTAERTADEDGHYATMLGMEEGDPTGQYHIVVSQDGDPLAEASLEVLSADAAEETSSEETTEETTPESSVAVSIDPTGGEIGTDYTIRITGLEADETVDVDIRYQGDSIYTTQATADSDGSAIVGITSDSSDTVGQYEVVILREDTELASTPFAVGEELDAVEAEEGETAEGEEEVIEAEPFEGTIEVSPESAPRNSTYDVTIEGLNADETVTIQVSMGEIPVYTTEKTADAAGSVLFSLTTGDTDAAGVYTVSILRPAGEDMQSVGSATFTVTRSGGASSIAPTGDDEETAPSDEVDEVEDVEEDGEETGEANSVEGVNETIEGRLSAAAPEDRYVFQGTEGDTLYITLDSDDFDAYLSLEDEQGVALITDDDSNGSGNSAIGPYILPYTGRYTVVSSSYDYYYYGDTMAGDFTLTLTQAQLSAIDYDSPTSVTFTEGDHAIFFSIEAEAGDILAITVEGEDDLDTRLQVFDPDNYVLAEDDDSGMGFNPEISRLIVPASGTYMLGLRPYSYSDTGTVTLTTTREPARSLNDGPATVALSAKQYMDVVNISVAEGETAHINVEKSHGTIGDVTIYVIQDDVTIATFYSIEQPDDMVLSFISQEDSPISIHVEAYTGTGTLELSIAE